One segment of Candidatus Eisenbacteria bacterium DNA contains the following:
- a CDS encoding PAS domain-containing protein produces MNTATLAPSERDFTRFLLDALDSGIIALDTAGEILFVNRRAQELFSLDPASVRGRPIGEVFQVRSPSRGASLWPPDIGESLSREMVLATEAGELTVEARWLPVARDENGLGGILSFEDITESVGELEFQRRLDRFASIGNLSAVIAHEIRNPLTGIRTTIQFVGSKMKGGLREDLEDVIKELDRIEQFTTDLLQFARPKALERVPGDVNQVIDKVLDTLSAQLSNSGVVVKRDRTEDLPGIPMDPDAMHQVLLNIIRNALDAMSEGGTLRVTTSSRRYRSRTAVEIAVHDTGCGIPEENLDRIFDPFFTTKPSGTGLGLSISLQLVREQGGRITVRNRSQGGVTFRLSFPIPPEMQNREDQDPDRR; encoded by the coding sequence ATGAACACGGCCACACTCGCACCGAGCGAGCGGGACTTCACGCGCTTCCTGCTTGATGCCCTCGATTCGGGGATCATCGCGCTGGACACGGCGGGGGAGATTCTCTTCGTCAACCGTCGGGCCCAGGAGCTCTTCAGCCTCGATCCGGCGAGCGTGCGGGGCAGGCCGATCGGCGAGGTGTTTCAGGTTCGTTCCCCGTCCCGCGGCGCGAGCCTGTGGCCTCCCGACATCGGGGAGTCCCTGTCGCGCGAGATGGTGCTGGCGACGGAAGCCGGGGAGCTGACCGTGGAGGCCCGCTGGCTCCCCGTCGCGCGCGACGAGAACGGCCTGGGCGGGATCCTGTCGTTCGAGGACATCACGGAGTCGGTGGGGGAGCTCGAGTTTCAGAGGAGGCTCGACCGTTTCGCGTCGATCGGCAACCTCTCCGCGGTCATCGCGCACGAGATCCGCAACCCGCTGACGGGCATCCGCACGACGATCCAGTTCGTGGGATCGAAGATGAAGGGGGGGCTTCGCGAGGATCTCGAGGACGTGATCAAGGAGCTCGATCGGATCGAGCAGTTCACGACCGATCTCCTGCAGTTCGCGAGGCCGAAGGCTCTGGAACGAGTTCCGGGCGATGTGAACCAGGTGATCGACAAGGTCCTCGACACCCTCTCCGCCCAGCTCAGCAACTCGGGCGTGGTCGTCAAGCGCGACCGGACCGAGGATCTCCCGGGCATCCCGATGGACCCCGACGCGATGCACCAGGTGCTGCTCAACATCATCCGAAACGCGCTCGACGCCATGTCGGAAGGGGGGACTCTGCGCGTCACGACATCGAGCCGACGCTACCGGTCGCGGACCGCGGTCGAGATCGCCGTCCATGACACGGGATGCGGGATTCCGGAGGAGAATCTGGATAGGATCTTCGACCCCTTCTTCACCACCAAGCCGTCGGGGACCGGCCTCGGACTGTCGATCTCCCTCCAGCTGGTCCGAGAGCAAGGGGGAAGGATCACTGTGCGCAATCGATCGCAGGGGGGTGTGACATTCCGTCTGTCATTCCCGATCCCGCCCGAGATGCAAAACCGTGAAGACCAAGATCCTGATCGTCGATGA
- a CDS encoding sigma-54-dependent Fis family transcriptional regulator: protein MKTKILIVDDEPSIARSLTRVLEDRGYSVSSAGTGAGGLALVQDWRPQTVLLDLRLPDADGLDLLPRIRRIDPTIQVIVLTAYADTKAAVQAMKKGAADFLRKPYDMDEVILAIETTLKASARESQLAVYQRRERGRYARDQILGQCRAMRAALDLVRKIAKSDASTVLILGESGTGKELVARALHFESERRKAPFMELNCSTLQETLLENELFGHERGAFTGAGQLKRGLAELSEGGTLFLDEIGDLPASTQAKLLRFIEYRTFKRVGGNVDLSVDVRMVTATNVDLETAVREERFREDLFWRLQVVRIDLPPLRDREEDVNLLAETFLKGFSFEFKKSFQGLSPAVRDLFLRYRWPGNVRELKNLLERIVLLEDGEMLEPRHLPSDFLGRVEGSRRLSPGEVGAGEIARSLQEVEEEHILRVLRHCGGNKSQSARILGLSRQGLIERLKRSALLER, encoded by the coding sequence GTGAAGACCAAGATCCTGATCGTCGATGACGAGCCCTCCATCGCTCGGTCGCTGACCCGGGTGCTGGAGGATCGTGGCTACTCGGTCTCGAGCGCCGGGACCGGCGCCGGCGGATTGGCGCTCGTGCAGGACTGGCGGCCGCAGACCGTTCTCCTCGATCTGCGCCTGCCCGACGCCGATGGCCTCGATCTCCTTCCGCGCATACGTCGGATCGATCCGACGATTCAGGTGATCGTCCTGACCGCCTACGCCGACACGAAGGCCGCGGTTCAGGCGATGAAGAAAGGCGCGGCCGACTTCCTGCGCAAACCCTACGACATGGACGAGGTCATCCTGGCGATCGAGACGACATTGAAGGCCTCGGCCCGCGAGAGTCAGCTCGCCGTCTACCAGCGCCGCGAGCGAGGGCGATACGCGCGCGATCAAATCCTGGGCCAGTGTCGCGCGATGCGCGCGGCGCTTGATCTCGTCCGCAAGATCGCGAAGTCGGACGCCTCCACGGTCCTGATCCTGGGGGAGAGCGGCACCGGCAAGGAGCTTGTCGCGCGAGCCCTCCACTTCGAGAGCGAGAGGCGCAAGGCGCCCTTCATGGAGCTCAACTGCTCGACGCTTCAGGAAACGCTCCTGGAGAACGAGCTCTTCGGGCACGAGCGGGGAGCCTTCACGGGAGCCGGGCAGCTGAAGCGGGGCCTCGCGGAGCTGTCCGAGGGGGGAACCCTCTTCCTGGACGAGATCGGCGATCTCCCCGCCTCCACCCAGGCGAAGCTCCTACGCTTCATCGAGTACAGGACATTCAAGCGGGTGGGCGGCAACGTGGATCTCTCCGTCGACGTCCGCATGGTCACGGCCACCAACGTGGATCTCGAGACGGCGGTGCGCGAGGAGCGGTTTCGAGAGGATCTGTTCTGGCGTCTCCAGGTCGTGAGGATCGATCTTCCGCCCCTGCGCGATCGGGAAGAAGATGTGAACCTCCTGGCCGAGACCTTCCTCAAAGGGTTCTCGTTCGAGTTCAAGAAGTCATTCCAGGGCTTGAGCCCCGCGGTACGGGACCTGTTCCTTCGCTACCGCTGGCCGGGGAATGTCCGGGAGCTGAAGAACCTCCTCGAGCGGATCGTTCTCCTGGAGGATGGGGAGATGCTGGAGCCGCGCCACCTCCCCTCGGACTTCCTCGGTCGTGTGGAGGGCAGTCGCAGACTCTCCCCCGGGGAAGTGGGCGCGGGCGAGATCGCGAGATCTCTGCAGGAGGTGGAAGAGGAGCACATCCTCCGGGTTCTCCGGCACTGCGGCGGAAACAAGAGCCAATCCGCGCGCATCCTCGGCCTCTCGCGCCAGGGTCTGATCGAGCGGCTCAAGCGATCGGCGCTTCTCGAGAGGTGA